In Chryseobacterium lactis, a single genomic region encodes these proteins:
- a CDS encoding DUF4126 domain-containing protein, translating to MLDNVPYLSYIVSAFIGIGLSAATGFRVFLPMFFVSLASYFHWIPMNEHFEWLAGLPTLITTGIATVAEILAYYIPFIDHLLDTISIPMATVAGSILFASQFAELGTFPQWALALIAGGGTAATISSGFAGLRAASTATTGGLGNSVVGTTETAGAGLMSILAMAAPIIAAIITIILLILVIVFGRKAWRKFRGNKKTSKSL from the coding sequence ATGTTAGACAATGTTCCCTATCTTTCCTATATCGTCAGTGCATTTATTGGCATTGGCTTATCTGCTGCCACAGGCTTCAGGGTTTTTCTTCCCATGTTCTTTGTGAGTTTGGCTTCTTACTTTCATTGGATTCCCATGAACGAACATTTTGAATGGCTTGCAGGTCTCCCTACTCTTATAACGACAGGGATTGCAACGGTAGCTGAGATTTTAGCCTATTATATTCCTTTTATTGATCACTTATTGGATACGATATCCATTCCTATGGCGACAGTAGCGGGTTCCATCTTATTTGCCAGTCAGTTTGCAGAGCTGGGAACTTTTCCGCAATGGGCATTGGCATTGATTGCAGGAGGTGGAACAGCGGCAACAATCAGTTCGGGTTTTGCAGGGCTTCGGGCCGCTTCAACTGCGACGACTGGCGGTCTGGGGAATTCTGTAGTGGGAACAACAGAAACTGCCGGAGCAGGTCTGATGTCTATTCTGGCGATGGCCGCTCCTATTATTGCAGCAATTATAACAATTATACTATTAATCCTTGTTATTGTCTTTGGGCGGAAAGCATGGAGGAAATTCAGAGGAAATAAAAAAACTTCCAAAAGCTTATAA
- the lptE gene encoding LPS assembly lipoprotein LptE, which yields MNFKIKNISLKQPILTGMLFVLLGVLNSCYSFTGSSLTDEKTVQINEFPNNASLVNPALSQQFSTDIQNRFLQRTTLKGTKENPDILIEGEITDYAIGATTISSNTTTNPSGGVVQQAQNKLTITVKVHYENKVHPDSSFDRTYTDEATFNSSLSQSDIEASQVKIVTERIINKIFNDIVANW from the coding sequence ATGAATTTTAAAATTAAAAATATTAGCCTGAAGCAGCCCATTTTAACGGGGATGCTTTTTGTTCTGCTGGGAGTTTTAAACTCGTGCTACAGTTTTACCGGATCATCTCTTACTGATGAAAAGACTGTTCAGATCAATGAGTTTCCTAATAATGCATCTTTGGTAAACCCTGCATTGTCTCAGCAGTTTTCAACTGATATTCAGAACAGGTTTTTACAGAGAACAACATTAAAGGGAACTAAGGAAAATCCTGATATTCTGATTGAAGGAGAAATTACAGATTATGCTATCGGTGCTACTACAATCAGCTCCAATACGACAACGAATCCTTCCGGAGGAGTTGTTCAGCAGGCTCAGAACAAGCTTACAATCACTGTGAAAGTGCATTATGAAAATAAAGTGCATCCGGATTCCAGTTTTGACAGAACCTATACTGATGAAGCTACTTTTAACAGTAGTTTATCACAGAGTGACATCGAAGCTTCCCAGGTGAAGATTGTGACAGAAAGAATTATTAATAAGATATTTAACGATATTGTAGCGAATTGGTAA
- the lysA gene encoding diaminopimelate decarboxylase codes for MNSKELLKIANEFGTPVYVYDAESIKVQYEKLTSSFLKHTKFFYAAKALTNINILKYVKNLGASLDCVSINEVKLGLKAGFTKEKILFTPNCVDLAEIEEAMTFGVHINIDNISILEQFGNKYGNTYPILVRINPHIFAGGNYKISTGHIDSKFGISIHQVRHIERVMKSTNLNVEGLHMHTGSEIKDPDVFLQALDIMLELSEHFPNLKYLDMGSGFKIPYQDSEEETDVRTLGKKVEKVISEFSKSTGKKFELWFEPGKFLVGKSGYLLVKANVIKQTTATVFVGVNSGFNHLIRPMFYDSYHLIENLSNPKGAERIYTVVGNICETDTFAWDRKLNEVREGDILAFHNAGAYGFEMSSNFNSRLKPAEVLFIDGKALLIRKRDEFEDLLRNQIEVI; via the coding sequence ATGAATTCAAAAGAATTATTAAAGATCGCCAATGAGTTTGGCACCCCGGTGTATGTTTATGATGCAGAGTCCATCAAAGTTCAATACGAGAAACTTACATCTTCTTTTTTAAAACACACAAAGTTTTTCTATGCTGCGAAGGCGTTGACAAACATCAACATCTTGAAGTATGTCAAGAACCTGGGTGCTTCTTTGGATTGTGTATCTATTAACGAGGTCAAACTTGGACTAAAAGCAGGATTTACAAAGGAAAAAATATTGTTTACTCCAAATTGTGTTGACCTTGCGGAAATAGAGGAAGCAATGACTTTCGGAGTTCATATTAACATTGATAATATTTCTATTCTTGAGCAGTTCGGGAATAAATACGGAAATACATATCCTATTTTAGTAAGAATCAACCCGCATATCTTTGCCGGTGGTAATTATAAAATTTCAACAGGGCATATCGACAGTAAATTTGGCATTTCTATTCACCAGGTTCGTCACATCGAAAGAGTGATGAAAAGTACAAACCTGAATGTTGAAGGACTTCATATGCACACAGGAAGTGAGATCAAAGATCCGGATGTATTTCTACAGGCTTTGGATATTATGCTGGAGCTTTCTGAGCATTTCCCGAACCTTAAATATCTGGACATGGGAAGTGGGTTTAAAATCCCTTATCAGGATAGCGAAGAAGAGACTGATGTGAGAACATTAGGTAAAAAAGTAGAAAAAGTAATTTCTGAGTTTTCGAAATCTACAGGGAAAAAGTTCGAATTATGGTTTGAGCCGGGGAAATTCTTAGTAGGAAAGAGTGGTTATTTATTGGTGAAAGCTAATGTCATCAAGCAGACGACTGCAACCGTTTTCGTAGGAGTAAACTCAGGTTTTAACCACCTGATTCGTCCGATGTTCTACGATTCTTATCACCTGATTGAAAACTTGTCTAATCCGAAAGGAGCAGAAAGAATTTATACAGTAGTAGGAAATATTTGTGAAACGGACACGTTTGCATGGGACAGAAAACTGAATGAAGTAAGAGAAGGTGATATCCTTGCCTTCCACAATGCTGGAGCTTACGGTTTTGAAATGAGTTCAAATTTCAATTCAAGATTGAAGCCGGCTGAAGTTTTATTCATTGATGGTAAAGCTCTCCTGATCCGTAAAAGAGATGAGTTTGAAGATTTATTGAGAAATCAGATCGAAGTGATCTAA
- a CDS encoding thiamine pyrophosphate-dependent enzyme has protein sequence MAKNIAEQIVEMLEKANVKRIYAVTGDSLNHLNIAVKKSSIQWIHVRHEEVGAYAAAAEAELDGFAVCAGSCGPGHVHLINGVYEAHKSHVPMLVIASTIPSDEMGMDYFQETNTIKLFDDCSHYNQMITRPEQVQRILQSAIQHAISKKGVAVIGLPGDVSELEAEEATTSAQIFKTNPVVRPSDDELKHLAGLINDSKKVTLYCGIGAAEASTEVIELSKLLKAPVGYSFRGKMAIQPNNPNEVGLTGLLGFPSAYHAMHEADLVILFGTDFPYQKFMPVKNKIVQIDESPERLGRRAKLELGLTGDVKETIKALLPLLNEKTDVDFLNEQLEFYEKVKENQLEYVKDFGKENAIQPEYVAHTLDRLAKNDAIFTVDTGMCCVWGARFITGTGERKMLGSFNHGSMANAMPMAIGASLAHPQKQIIAMCGDGGLSMLLGDMATIFQYKLPVKLIVFNNRTLGMVKLEMEVGGMPDNETDMINPDFAMVAQAMGYPGKNVHRPEDVESAIKECLEYNGPYLLNIFTNPNALALPPKIEFDQVLGMTKSMAQLMLGGKMDEVFETVKSNYKHIKGLL, from the coding sequence ATGGCTAAAAATATAGCAGAGCAGATTGTTGAAATGCTCGAAAAAGCTAATGTGAAAAGAATCTATGCAGTAACAGGAGACAGTCTCAATCATCTGAATATTGCAGTCAAAAAAAGCAGCATCCAATGGATTCATGTTCGGCATGAGGAAGTAGGAGCCTATGCCGCTGCGGCAGAAGCGGAACTGGATGGTTTTGCAGTCTGCGCCGGAAGTTGTGGACCAGGGCATGTTCATTTAATCAATGGGGTATATGAAGCACATAAATCTCATGTTCCCATGTTGGTCATCGCCTCTACAATTCCAAGTGATGAAATGGGAATGGATTATTTCCAGGAAACCAATACAATCAAGCTGTTTGATGATTGCAGCCATTATAATCAGATGATTACACGTCCGGAGCAAGTACAGCGCATCCTTCAATCGGCGATCCAGCATGCTATTTCTAAAAAAGGAGTTGCGGTTATCGGTCTTCCGGGAGATGTATCTGAGCTCGAGGCAGAAGAAGCTACTACGTCGGCGCAAATTTTTAAGACAAATCCTGTGGTCAGACCTTCCGATGATGAGCTAAAGCACCTTGCCGGGTTGATTAATGATAGCAAAAAAGTAACTCTTTACTGTGGAATCGGGGCAGCAGAGGCAAGTACGGAAGTGATCGAACTATCGAAGCTGTTGAAAGCACCGGTTGGATATTCTTTCCGCGGCAAAATGGCGATCCAGCCCAATAATCCTAATGAAGTAGGACTCACCGGGCTGCTCGGCTTTCCTTCTGCATATCATGCAATGCACGAAGCAGACTTGGTCATCCTTTTCGGGACAGATTTCCCTTATCAGAAATTTATGCCGGTGAAAAATAAGATCGTACAAATAGACGAAAGTCCGGAACGATTAGGTAGAAGAGCTAAACTCGAACTGGGACTGACCGGAGACGTTAAGGAAACGATCAAAGCGCTGCTTCCTCTTTTGAACGAGAAAACGGATGTTGATTTCCTTAATGAACAGTTGGAATTTTATGAAAAAGTAAAAGAAAATCAACTCGAATATGTGAAAGACTTTGGAAAAGAAAATGCTATCCAACCCGAATATGTAGCACATACCCTCGACAGACTTGCTAAAAATGATGCTATTTTTACAGTAGACACAGGAATGTGTTGTGTTTGGGGAGCAAGGTTTATTACAGGAACAGGAGAAAGGAAAATGCTGGGTTCTTTCAATCATGGATCAATGGCGAATGCAATGCCAATGGCAATCGGAGCTTCGCTGGCACATCCTCAAAAGCAGATCATTGCCATGTGCGGAGACGGAGGATTGTCTATGCTTCTTGGAGATATGGCTACAATTTTTCAGTATAAATTACCGGTAAAATTAATTGTTTTCAATAACAGAACCCTGGGAATGGTAAAATTAGAAATGGAAGTGGGAGGTATGCCGGATAATGAAACGGATATGATTAATCCCGACTTTGCAATGGTAGCCCAGGCGATGGGATATCCCGGGAAAAATGTACACCGTCCTGAAGACGTAGAAAGTGCCATCAAAGAATGCCTTGAGTACAATGGTCCCTATCTGCTGAATATTTTCACTAATCCTAATGCTCTGGCTCTTCCTCCCAAAATCGAATTTGATCAGGTATTGGGGATGACAAAATCCATGGCGCAGTTGATGTTGGGTGGGAAAATGGATGAGGTATTTGAAACTGTAAAGAGCAATTATAAGCATATTAAAGGTCTTTTATAG
- a CDS encoding sigma-54 interaction domain-containing protein gives MSNELQSIKNRFGIIGNFPALNRALEKAIQVAPTDISVLVIGESGVGKEFIPKIIHSESRRKHQPYIVVNCGAIPEGTIDSELFGHEKGAFTGATATRKGYFEVADGGTIFLDEVGELPLQTQVRLLRVLESGEFMKVGSSQVQKTNVRIVAATNVNMMKAIHDGRFREDLYYRLNTVQIDMPPLRERKGDIHLLFRKFAIDFAEKYRMPELELEQSAVHYIENYTFPGNIRQLRNLVEQMTVVERNRNITAEKLAEYIPMETHLPMVVNTPNTPKQNDFGSEREIMYKILFDMRNDINDLKSLTSELIKNRGTGDLSNHEKSLINRIYTPETQPQQVSSGSLLYFENNNDTPTVQTPTIISNPDDSYEDIEDIEVEENRPESLSLQNNEKDLIIKALEKHKGRRNRAADELGISQRTLYRKIKQYNLED, from the coding sequence ATGAGCAACGAGTTACAAAGCATAAAAAACCGTTTCGGAATTATCGGAAACTTTCCGGCACTTAACCGGGCTTTAGAAAAAGCCATTCAGGTAGCGCCTACCGATATTTCTGTTCTTGTGATAGGAGAAAGTGGGGTCGGAAAAGAATTTATTCCAAAAATTATCCACTCAGAATCCAGAAGAAAACACCAACCTTATATCGTAGTCAACTGTGGGGCAATTCCGGAAGGAACCATAGACTCTGAGCTATTTGGCCACGAAAAAGGAGCCTTTACCGGAGCTACAGCCACCAGAAAGGGGTACTTTGAAGTAGCAGACGGAGGTACTATTTTCCTTGATGAAGTAGGAGAGCTTCCTTTACAGACGCAGGTTCGTCTTTTAAGGGTCTTGGAAAGCGGTGAATTTATGAAAGTAGGTTCATCACAGGTACAGAAGACCAATGTGAGAATTGTAGCAGCTACCAACGTTAACATGATGAAGGCGATTCACGATGGTAGATTCCGTGAGGATTTATATTACCGTCTGAATACCGTTCAAATTGATATGCCTCCCTTGAGAGAAAGAAAAGGCGATATTCATTTGTTATTCAGGAAGTTTGCTATAGATTTTGCGGAAAAATACAGAATGCCTGAACTGGAACTGGAACAAAGTGCCGTTCATTATATTGAAAACTATACTTTCCCGGGGAACATACGTCAATTAAGGAATCTTGTCGAGCAGATGACCGTTGTGGAAAGAAACAGAAACATTACTGCCGAGAAGCTTGCTGAGTACATTCCGATGGAAACTCATCTTCCGATGGTGGTGAATACACCCAATACCCCCAAGCAAAATGATTTCGGAAGCGAAAGAGAAATTATGTATAAGATTCTCTTCGATATGCGGAATGATATTAATGACTTAAAATCCTTAACTTCGGAATTAATAAAGAACAGAGGAACAGGCGATCTTAGTAATCATGAGAAAAGCCTGATTAATAGAATTTATACACCGGAAACGCAGCCACAACAGGTGTCTTCGGGATCTTTACTTTATTTTGAAAATAATAACGATACGCCGACAGTTCAGACTCCAACGATTATTTCTAATCCGGACGACAGTTATGAAGACATCGAAGATATTGAGGTAGAAGAAAACAGACCGGAATCTCTTTCTCTTCAGAATAATGAAAAAGATTTGATAATCAAAGCGTTGGAAAAGCATAAAGGAAGACGAAACAGAGCGGCGGACGAGCTGGGAATCTCACAAAGAACTTTATACAGAAAAATAAAACAATATAACTTAGAAGACTAA
- the miaB gene encoding tRNA (N6-isopentenyl adenosine(37)-C2)-methylthiotransferase MiaB, with protein MQEKYIDETKQGEAFAIAERPENSKKLFLESYGCQMNFSDSEIVASILNEQGYNTTMKVEEADLILLNTCSIREKAEQTVRMRLSQFKNLKREKPNMTVGVLGCMAERLKTKFLEEEQLVDLVVGPDAYRDLPNLLKETDDGRDAINVILSKEETYADINPVRLGGNGVTAFVTITRGCDNMCTFCVVPFTRGRERSRDPHSIIEECKDLARNGYKEITLLGQNVDSYLWYGGGPKKDFAKASEMQKATAVNFAQLLDLVAKAVPEMRLRFSTSNPQDMSLDVFRMMAKHDNICKYVHLPVQSGSNNMLEAMNRQHTREEYLELIRKAKEIVPEVAFSQDMIVGFCNETEEDHQDTLSLMKEVEYDYGYMFAYSERPGTPAHKKMEDNIPADVKQRRLAEVIALQGELSRQRMKSYVGRVHQILIEGTSRKNENQWKGRNSQNAVCVFDKLEGQQIGDIVNVFVYDNTQGTLLGKLEA; from the coding sequence GTGCAGGAAAAATATATAGACGAAACAAAACAAGGAGAAGCTTTTGCTATTGCTGAAAGACCTGAAAACTCTAAAAAATTATTTTTAGAAAGTTATGGTTGTCAGATGAATTTTTCTGACTCCGAAATTGTTGCATCTATCCTAAATGAACAGGGATATAATACAACAATGAAGGTTGAAGAAGCAGATCTTATCCTGTTAAATACATGTTCCATTCGTGAAAAAGCGGAGCAGACTGTAAGAATGCGTCTTTCCCAGTTCAAAAATCTTAAGAGAGAAAAACCCAATATGACCGTAGGCGTTTTGGGATGTATGGCAGAGAGACTAAAAACCAAGTTTCTGGAAGAAGAACAGCTGGTTGATCTTGTAGTGGGCCCTGATGCATACAGAGATTTGCCAAATCTTTTAAAGGAAACCGATGATGGCCGAGATGCGATCAATGTAATTCTTTCCAAAGAAGAAACCTACGCAGATATCAATCCTGTTCGTTTAGGCGGAAACGGAGTTACTGCTTTTGTTACCATTACCAGAGGTTGCGATAACATGTGCACATTCTGTGTTGTTCCGTTTACCAGAGGAAGAGAAAGGAGCCGTGATCCTCATTCTATTATAGAAGAATGTAAAGATCTTGCTCGCAATGGGTATAAAGAAATAACACTATTAGGTCAAAATGTAGACTCTTACTTATGGTATGGTGGAGGTCCTAAAAAAGACTTTGCCAAAGCTTCTGAAATGCAGAAAGCTACTGCTGTAAATTTTGCACAATTGCTTGATCTTGTAGCTAAAGCTGTTCCTGAAATGAGACTTAGATTCTCTACTTCCAATCCTCAGGATATGAGTCTTGATGTATTCAGAATGATGGCCAAACACGATAACATCTGTAAATATGTTCACCTTCCTGTTCAAAGTGGAAGCAATAATATGCTTGAAGCAATGAACAGACAACATACCCGGGAAGAATATCTCGAACTGATCAGAAAAGCAAAGGAAATCGTTCCTGAAGTAGCCTTTTCACAAGATATGATCGTTGGTTTCTGTAATGAAACTGAAGAAGATCACCAGGATACTCTAAGTCTGATGAAAGAGGTGGAATATGACTACGGTTATATGTTTGCCTATTCCGAAAGACCGGGAACTCCCGCTCACAAGAAGATGGAGGATAATATCCCGGCTGATGTGAAGCAGAGACGCCTTGCTGAGGTAATTGCATTACAGGGAGAACTTTCCAGACAAAGAATGAAATCTTACGTAGGAAGAGTACACCAGATCCTTATTGAAGGAACTTCGAGAAAGAATGAAAATCAATGGAAAGGAAGAAATTCCCAAAATGCAGTTTGTGTCTTTGATAAGCTTGAAGGACAGCAAATAGGTGACATTGTGAACGTTTTTGTGTATGATAACACTCAAGGCACGCTTTTAGGAAAACTGGAAGCATAA
- a CDS encoding energy transducer TonB encodes MKTILLFFALCFANFSFAQDLEDRDDSFIVENNKNLFKIDIKEPFLQVAVKCNDFKPASFTGGATAYKEMLSKYMYTYLNADFYTLAGDFTFTLTIDATGKVIDIEGAPKVLHSEIFFDDMQYVVRRIKKNWTPATCNGQPVKSEMKLKMNFNSLSVDM; translated from the coding sequence ATGAAAACTATATTGTTATTTTTTGCTCTTTGTTTTGCCAACTTTTCATTTGCTCAGGATCTTGAAGACAGAGATGATTCTTTTATCGTTGAAAATAATAAAAATCTTTTTAAAATAGATATCAAGGAGCCATTTTTACAGGTTGCTGTGAAATGTAATGATTTTAAGCCTGCTTCATTCACAGGAGGAGCGACTGCTTACAAAGAAATGTTGAGTAAATACATGTATACCTATCTGAATGCCGATTTCTATACCCTTGCCGGAGATTTTACCTTTACCTTAACCATTGATGCAACAGGAAAAGTAATTGATATTGAAGGAGCACCTAAAGTGCTGCACAGTGAAATATTCTTTGATGATATGCAGTATGTAGTAAGAAGAATTAAGAAAAACTGGACTCCCGCGACCTGTAACGGACAACCTGTGAAATCTGAGATGAAGCTGAAAATGAACTTTAACTCTTTGTCTGTAGATATGTAA
- a CDS encoding 3'-5' exonuclease: MYSIIDIESNGAGYRNECIIDIAIYRYDGQKITDQFISLVNPESDITPFVQKLTSITPKMVKTAPKFHEIAKRVIEITQNTTLVGHNIDFDYRMLRQSFKRLGYDFKTSTLDTIPLAKKLIPDEVSYSLGKLVKSLGIPLTNHHRADGDARATLELFKLLVSKDTENEIIQKQHDETNAKTYINKIKVLTQDLPNEKGFVYFQDEAGRIIFSDYVQDINKFSKKVFNSKSKKWEQIQSGVEQINFELTGTDIIAKLILNSKNIKKKEVLPFGLYFRNNKYVVEKNMLNKTEKPILKFRSFTQGTKAVQFIGALEEFNDVAVLKQKIEFRKRNELWLGMGRKLGEKLFLIIENGKVISFGFYELFTQIQTLSKLAKLKIDLPLSSADLNNELQLALLRGDFETLPLPK; this comes from the coding sequence ATGTATTCGATTATAGATATAGAAAGTAATGGTGCCGGTTATAGAAATGAGTGCATTATTGATATTGCCATCTATAGATATGATGGTCAGAAAATTACTGACCAGTTTATATCTTTGGTAAACCCTGAAAGTGACATCACTCCTTTTGTACAGAAACTGACGAGTATCACTCCCAAAATGGTTAAAACTGCTCCGAAATTTCATGAAATAGCCAAAAGAGTGATTGAAATCACTCAAAATACAACCTTAGTAGGTCATAATATTGACTTTGATTACAGAATGCTTCGTCAGTCATTCAAAAGGCTTGGTTATGATTTCAAAACCAGCACTTTAGATACAATTCCTTTGGCGAAAAAGCTGATTCCCGATGAGGTAAGTTATTCATTAGGAAAGTTGGTGAAATCATTGGGCATTCCTTTGACCAATCATCACAGAGCTGACGGAGATGCCAGAGCAACACTTGAGTTGTTTAAGCTTTTAGTGTCAAAAGATACTGAAAATGAGATTATTCAGAAGCAGCATGACGAAACGAACGCTAAAACATATATCAACAAAATTAAGGTACTGACTCAGGATCTTCCCAACGAAAAAGGTTTTGTTTATTTTCAGGACGAAGCGGGGAGGATTATCTTCTCAGATTATGTTCAGGATATTAATAAATTTTCGAAAAAGGTTTTCAATTCCAAATCAAAAAAATGGGAACAGATCCAGAGTGGAGTCGAGCAGATTAATTTTGAGCTTACCGGAACTGATATTATTGCCAAGCTGATTCTCAATTCTAAAAATATTAAAAAGAAGGAGGTTTTACCTTTCGGGCTTTATTTTAGAAACAATAAGTATGTTGTTGAGAAAAATATGCTGAATAAAACTGAAAAACCTATTTTAAAATTCAGATCATTTACCCAAGGTACCAAAGCGGTTCAGTTTATAGGTGCTCTTGAAGAATTTAATGATGTAGCGGTATTGAAGCAAAAGATTGAATTCAGAAAAAGGAATGAATTGTGGCTTGGTATGGGAAGAAAGCTGGGTGAGAAATTATTTTTAATTATCGAAAACGGAAAGGTAATTTCCTTTGGTTTTTATGAGCTGTTTACACAAATTCAAACTTTGAGTAAGCTTGCTAAACTTAAAATTGATCTTCCGTTGTCTTCCGCGGATTTGAATAATGAATTGCAGCTGGCTCTGCTTCGTGGTGATTTTGAGACGTTACCGTTGCCGAAATGA
- the rnpA gene encoding ribonuclease P protein component: MQNFKYSRAEKLKKNIEISLLFEKGKWRTCGNLRIIILKDKPSFPIEEGKFGVSVSKRYFKKAVHRNRVKRLLRECYRLNKDLFKNSFGEKTFAMLFWVSPEMPQKFQDVEAEFIKLCEAQKK, encoded by the coding sequence ATGCAGAATTTTAAATATTCCCGAGCTGAAAAACTCAAAAAAAACATTGAGATTTCTTTACTTTTCGAAAAAGGTAAATGGAGAACTTGCGGCAATCTACGAATAATTATCCTGAAAGATAAGCCTAGTTTTCCCATAGAAGAAGGCAAGTTCGGGGTTTCTGTTTCTAAAAGATATTTTAAAAAAGCAGTACACAGAAATCGTGTAAAAAGGCTTTTAAGAGAATGCTACCGACTGAATAAAGATTTGTTTAAGAATTCTTTCGGTGAAAAAACTTTCGCCATGTTATTCTGGGTTTCTCCGGAAATGCCTCAGAAATTTCAGGATGTGGAAGCTGAATTTATCAAACTTTGTGAAGCCCAGAAAAAATAA
- a CDS encoding tetratricopeptide repeat protein, with the protein MEKSLKFCLSFLGLLIYSTSLAQVNCNSFTTDQCKESCEKSNLAEDIQWAEYAQELFGEAVKLRPSNDLLFQKKSGPFFTSGDYASWRKFIDKAIELDPKKNLVEYKSYFLHECKDAIQGIKDLGRSQNQDCNTGIVKAMSCSTLGQKEKAAGIIERLLGTRGYVKGMFDQYQLGITYFELGRYDKALENFEKQGKEYDFAENIYFKSKVSKIRNKDYLDLKALALQT; encoded by the coding sequence ATGGAGAAATCGTTGAAATTTTGCCTTAGTTTTTTAGGTTTACTGATATACAGTACGTCTTTAGCACAGGTCAATTGTAATAGCTTTACAACTGATCAGTGTAAGGAGTCGTGTGAAAAATCTAATCTTGCTGAAGACATTCAATGGGCAGAATATGCTCAGGAATTATTCGGGGAGGCAGTAAAATTACGTCCTTCCAACGATCTTTTATTTCAGAAAAAATCCGGTCCTTTTTTTACATCGGGAGATTATGCTTCCTGGAGAAAATTTATTGATAAAGCCATAGAGCTTGATCCTAAAAAGAACCTGGTTGAATACAAATCTTACTTTCTTCATGAGTGTAAAGATGCCATTCAAGGGATAAAAGACTTAGGAAGATCTCAAAACCAAGATTGCAATACCGGCATAGTGAAAGCTATGTCTTGTAGTACTTTAGGTCAAAAAGAAAAAGCAGCGGGAATTATTGAAAGGCTGCTTGGCACAAGAGGCTATGTCAAAGGAATGTTTGATCAGTACCAGTTGGGAATAACCTATTTCGAATTGGGAAGGTATGACAAAGCTCTTGAAAACTTTGAAAAACAAGGCAAAGAATACGACTTTGCAGAGAATATATACTTTAAAAGTAAAGTTTCTAAAATCAGAAACAAAGATTATTTGGATTTAAAAGCGTTAGCACTGCAAACGTAG